A single genomic interval of Anopheles marshallii chromosome 2, idAnoMarsDA_429_01, whole genome shotgun sequence harbors:
- the LOC128718867 gene encoding peroxiredoxin-5, mitochondrial yields MHSFVRSSCAVVKNSFVLNQCGRPVLLNAAATFHTSKMVQIKEGDKIPSIDLFEDSPANKVNIADLCSGKKVILFAVPGAFTPGCSKTHLPGYVDKAGDLKSSGATEIVCVSVNDPFVMSAWGKQHNASGKVRMLADPAAAFTKALELGADLPPLGGLRSKRYSMVLEDGVVKSLNVEPDGTGLSCSLADKIKL; encoded by the exons ATGCATTCGTTCGTGCGTTCGTCGTGTGCCGTCGTCAAAAATTCCTTTGTGCTGAACCAGTGCGGACGTCCCGTGTTGCTGAACGCTGCTGCTACATTCCACACGTCGAAGATGGTGCAAATTAAG GAAGGGGACAAGATACCTTCAATCGATCTGTTTGAGGATTCGCCCGCCAACAAGGTAAACATTGCGGACCTGTGCTCAGGCAAGAAGGTGATCCTGTTTGCCGTCCCTGGAGCCTTCACGCCCGGCTGCTCCAAGACTCACCTGCCCGGATATGTCGACAAAGCGGGAGATCTAAAATCATCCGGTGCGACCGAGATCGTGTGTGTATCGGTGAATGATCCGTTCGTGATGTCGGCCTGGGGCAAACAGCACAACGCCAGCGGCAAGGTACGCATGCTGGCCGACCCGGCAGCGGCATTCACGAAGGCGCTCGAGCTCGGTGCCGATCTGCCACCGCTGGGTGGGCTACGATCGAAACGCTACTCGATGGTGCTGGAGGATGGCGTGGTTAAGTCGCTCAACGTCGAGCCGGACGGTACCGGTCTATCGTGTTCGCTGGCTGACAAGATCAAGCTGTAA